One stretch of Armatimonadota bacterium DNA includes these proteins:
- a CDS encoding aminomethyl transferase family protein: MQPEGRRSLEDLLREAGYDVVSLLRRNNPARRTGSTFGEFSRVPAQVSGWFEETKAWRTTVALFDQSHHMTNLFLKGPDALSLLRWLGVNTFQNFAPGRAKQLLVCNDEGYVIRDAVLFYLEKDLFKLVARPPALNWVQFHAESGTFNVTVERDERSSFNPSGRRKLYRFQLQGPNAPKLLEKLNGGPLPEIPFFHFGSIRIGNRTAWALHHGMAGVAGMEIFGPWEEAEEVKATILEAGQEFGLREAGHRAYLVSIVETGWVPLPVPAIYTGERLRPYREWLSADSLEATGSLGGSFWGTRIEEYYLTPWDLGYGHLVKFDHDFVGKEALEEKARDPRRKKVTLVWNKEDVLQKIFRPLFEGGTRGRFIDLPLVGYATWHYDKVVSQAGTWIGFSSFGAYSANEHAILTVGVVDREFAEPGTEVVVIWGEGGRGDEEDPEVPVEIRATVGPVPFSEAARRYRASVGARPVLG; the protein is encoded by the coding sequence ATGCAGCCGGAGGGACGGAGAAGCTTGGAGGATCTTCTGCGCGAGGCGGGCTACGATGTCGTTTCCTTGCTGAGGAGAAACAACCCCGCGAGGAGGACGGGGTCCACCTTCGGCGAGTTCTCCCGGGTGCCCGCGCAGGTCTCGGGGTGGTTTGAGGAGACGAAGGCGTGGCGGACCACCGTGGCGCTGTTCGATCAGTCGCACCACATGACGAACCTGTTCCTCAAAGGCCCCGACGCCCTGTCGTTGCTCCGCTGGCTCGGGGTGAACACGTTTCAGAACTTCGCGCCGGGGCGGGCGAAGCAGCTCCTCGTCTGCAACGATGAGGGATATGTGATCCGTGATGCGGTGCTGTTTTACCTGGAGAAGGACCTCTTCAAGCTCGTGGCGAGGCCGCCTGCCCTGAACTGGGTGCAGTTCCACGCGGAGTCCGGAACGTTCAACGTCACCGTGGAGCGGGACGAGCGGAGCTCGTTTAATCCGAGCGGCCGACGGAAGCTGTACCGCTTCCAGCTGCAGGGGCCGAACGCGCCGAAGCTTCTGGAGAAGCTGAACGGGGGACCCCTCCCGGAAATCCCGTTCTTCCATTTCGGGAGCATCCGCATCGGGAACCGAACCGCATGGGCCCTGCACCACGGGATGGCGGGGGTGGCGGGGATGGAGATCTTCGGGCCTTGGGAGGAGGCGGAGGAAGTGAAGGCCACCATCCTCGAGGCCGGACAAGAGTTCGGATTGCGGGAAGCGGGGCATCGGGCCTACCTCGTGAGCATCGTGGAGACCGGATGGGTCCCCCTTCCGGTTCCGGCCATCTACACGGGAGAGCGGCTTCGGCCCTATCGGGAGTGGCTTTCCGCGGACAGCCTGGAGGCCACGGGGAGCCTGGGGGGGAGCTTTTGGGGGACGCGGATCGAGGAGTACTACCTCACCCCTTGGGATCTGGGCTACGGGCACCTGGTGAAATTCGACCACGATTTTGTCGGCAAGGAGGCCCTGGAGGAGAAGGCAAGGGACCCCCGGCGGAAGAAGGTGACCCTGGTCTGGAATAAAGAGGACGTGCTCCAGAAGATCTTCCGGCCGCTCTTCGAGGGAGGAACCCGGGGAAGGTTCATCGACCTGCCTTTGGTAGGATACGCCACGTGGCACTACGACAAAGTGGTGAGCCAGGCGGGAACCTGGATCGGATTCTCTTCCTTCGGCGCGTACAGCGCAAACGAACATGCGATCCTCACCGTGGGGGTGGTGGATCGGGAGTTCGCAGAACCCGGCACGGAGGTGGTGGTGATCTGGGGGGAGGGAGGCAGGGGGGACGAGGAAGACCCGGAGGTCCCGGTGGAGATCCGGGCCACGGTGGGTCCGGTGCCCTTCTCGGAGGCGGCGAGGAGGTACCGGGCGTCCGTGGGCGCCCGGCCGGTACTCGGGTGA
- a CDS encoding VOC family protein — protein sequence MILRLAHVELRVTDLEFARRFYVEVLGFTEALRVEGGLYLRASEEFDLWSLRLTPASAPGLGHCAFRVSSPAFLEELEALHRSLGLPVHRVPAGQEPGQGEALRARTPEGFPVEFVHEMEEIPLYDARHRPHLPTRHLDHPPGSRPLRIDHIHLRTPDPEGHLSYWERTLGFRAFAYVTSGERIRSAFLRRRPATHDVALATGNSPGLHHVAYYVADWNDLAYFANRLSRCGMSERIELGPTRHNLSNAFCMYIRDPSGNRLELFTGDYQRDLDREPIRWEEEDYRLRGWNAWNTYMPASLVECTGIQGPWP from the coding sequence ATGATCCTCCGGCTTGCCCACGTGGAACTGCGGGTGACGGATCTCGAGTTCGCCCGGCGCTTTTACGTGGAGGTCCTGGGGTTTACGGAAGCGCTCCGGGTGGAAGGCGGCCTCTACCTGAGGGCATCGGAGGAATTCGATCTGTGGTCGCTCCGGCTGACCCCAGCATCCGCTCCCGGACTCGGCCATTGCGCGTTCCGGGTCTCCTCTCCGGCATTCCTGGAAGAGCTCGAAGCGCTCCATCGATCCCTGGGATTGCCGGTTCACCGGGTGCCTGCGGGGCAGGAGCCCGGGCAAGGGGAAGCGCTGAGAGCACGGACTCCGGAGGGATTCCCCGTGGAGTTCGTGCACGAGATGGAGGAGATCCCTCTGTACGATGCACGTCACAGGCCCCATCTTCCAACCCGGCACCTTGACCATCCGCCGGGCTCCCGGCCCCTCCGCATCGACCACATCCACCTCCGGACCCCGGACCCGGAGGGCCACCTGTCCTACTGGGAGCGGACCCTGGGGTTCCGGGCCTTCGCCTACGTGACCTCCGGGGAGCGGATTCGGAGTGCCTTCCTGCGCCGGAGGCCGGCGACCCACGACGTGGCACTGGCCACGGGGAATTCCCCAGGCCTTCACCATGTGGCCTACTACGTGGCGGACTGGAACGACCTGGCGTACTTCGCCAATCGGCTCAGCCGGTGCGGGATGTCGGAGCGGATCGAGCTGGGCCCCACGCGGCACAACCTGAGCAACGCCTTCTGTATGTACATCCGGGATCCCAGCGGGAACCGGCTGGAGCTGTTCACCGGAGATTACCAGCGCGATCTGGATCGGGAGCCCATCCGGTGGGAGGAGGAGGACTACCGCTTGCGCGGATGGAACGCGTGGAACACGTACATGCCCGCATCCCTGGTGGAATGTACGGGCATACAGGGCCCGTGGCCGTAA
- the ribD gene encoding bifunctional diaminohydroxyphosphoribosylaminopyrimidine deaminase/5-amino-6-(5-phosphoribosylamino)uracil reductase RibD produces MLDDPYWMQRALALARLAQGRTSPNPLVGAVVVREGQEVGCGYHAAPGSPHAEAVALSTAGPLARGATLYVNLEPCNHHGRTPPCTEAILAAGIRRVVVAHEDPDPRVRGSGIARLRAAGVEVEVGVLEEEARRLNAAYLKHRTTGLPLVTVKWAMSLDGRIATRTGSSRWITGPQAREEAHRLRNIHDAVLVGIGTALRDDPALTCRIPGGRDPLRVVADSRLRLPPHARMLREGSSPVVVATTARAHPERAEALRRAGAEVWVCEEEVGRVSLRDLLKRLADRGVLSVLVEGGSTLHAAVLQAGLADRIVAFIAPVLIGGREAPGPVGGAGVAEIAQALRLRALTVRPVGPDLCVEAEVGGALPVQTAAVGRRGR; encoded by the coding sequence ATGCTTGACGATCCCTACTGGATGCAGCGGGCGCTCGCCCTGGCCCGTCTCGCACAGGGCCGCACGAGCCCTAACCCCCTCGTGGGCGCGGTGGTGGTGCGGGAGGGGCAGGAGGTGGGCTGCGGGTACCACGCCGCCCCCGGAAGCCCGCACGCGGAAGCGGTGGCCCTCTCCACGGCCGGCCCCCTCGCCCGGGGCGCCACCCTGTACGTGAACCTGGAACCCTGCAACCACCACGGCCGCACCCCTCCCTGCACGGAGGCCATCCTGGCCGCAGGGATCAGGCGGGTGGTGGTGGCCCACGAGGATCCGGACCCCCGGGTTCGGGGAAGCGGCATCGCCCGGCTGCGCGCGGCCGGGGTGGAGGTGGAGGTGGGGGTGCTGGAAGAGGAGGCCCGCCGGCTCAACGCCGCGTATCTCAAGCACCGCACCACCGGGCTTCCCCTCGTGACCGTGAAGTGGGCCATGTCCCTGGACGGCCGCATCGCCACCCGCACGGGTTCCTCCCGCTGGATCACGGGCCCGCAGGCCCGGGAAGAGGCCCACCGGCTGCGCAACATCCACGACGCGGTGCTGGTGGGCATCGGAACCGCGCTGCGCGATGACCCCGCCCTCACCTGCCGGATTCCGGGCGGAAGGGATCCCCTCCGGGTGGTGGCTGACAGCCGCCTGCGTCTGCCCCCTCATGCTCGGATGCTGCGGGAAGGGAGTTCCCCCGTGGTGGTGGCCACCACGGCACGGGCTCATCCCGAGCGGGCAGAAGCCCTCCGGCGTGCCGGGGCGGAGGTGTGGGTGTGCGAGGAGGAGGTCGGACGGGTCTCGCTGCGGGATCTCCTGAAGCGGCTTGCGGATCGCGGGGTGCTGAGCGTGCTGGTGGAGGGCGGGAGCACCCTGCATGCCGCGGTGCTCCAAGCCGGGCTTGCGGACCGGATCGTGGCCTTCATCGCACCGGTGCTGATCGGAGGACGCGAGGCCCCGGGCCCGGTGGGTGGTGCGGGCGTCGCGGAGATCGCGCAGGCCCTGCGGCTCCGTGCCCTCACGGTGCGGCCCGTGGGGCCGGACCTTTGCGTAGAGGCGGAGGTGGGTGGGGCTTTGCCCGTGCAGACGGCCGCCGTGGGACGTCGGGGGCGGTGA
- a CDS encoding riboflavin synthase, with protein sequence MFTGIVEEVGRIADRAGNRLWIRAERVVGDLGVGSSIAVDGVCLTVVDLRPPAFAVDLSPATLHRTTLGLRQPGDPVNLERPLLATGRVGGHFVQGHVDGVGQVVGLRREGESAWMELTAPPEVARYLVPRGSVAVDGVSLTVADAGEEAFSVCLIPYTLRHTTLGERRPGDPVNLEADILAKYVEQLLRAWRERG encoded by the coding sequence ATGTTTACCGGGATCGTGGAGGAAGTGGGCCGCATCGCGGACCGCGCCGGAAACCGCCTGTGGATCCGGGCGGAGCGGGTGGTCGGCGACCTCGGGGTGGGCTCCAGCATCGCGGTGGACGGGGTGTGCCTCACCGTGGTGGATCTCCGTCCCCCCGCGTTCGCCGTGGACCTGAGCCCCGCCACCCTGCACCGCACCACCCTGGGCCTGCGGCAGCCCGGGGATCCGGTGAACCTGGAGCGGCCTTTACTGGCCACGGGGAGGGTCGGCGGGCACTTCGTGCAGGGGCACGTGGACGGGGTGGGGCAGGTGGTGGGCCTGCGGCGGGAGGGGGAATCCGCGTGGATGGAGCTCACCGCCCCCCCGGAGGTGGCCCGGTACCTCGTGCCCCGGGGATCCGTGGCGGTGGACGGGGTGAGCCTCACGGTGGCGGACGCGGGGGAGGAGGCCTTCTCCGTATGCCTCATCCCGTACACCCTGCGCCACACCACCCTGGGGGAGCGGCGTCCCGGGGATCCCGTGAACCTGGAGGCGGACATTTTGGCCAAGTACGTGGAGCAGCTCCTGCGCGCCTGGAGGGAGAGGGGATGA
- the ribA gene encoding GTP cyclohydrolase II, translating into MSEPWISVEEAARRIGRGELVVVVDDEDRENEGDLVLAASHATPQAVNFMLREGRGLLCAPLTRERAQALHLPPMTAENTSKFGTAFTVSVSARRGVSTGVSAYDRATTLRALADPATRPEDLDRPGHVFPLVAREGGVLERQGHTEAAVELVRLAGLPPVAAICEILAPDGRMARLPELVDFCTRHGLGVLRVADLVRWRLERECVVEPVAETRIPAHGVTWKLVAFAHRYTDQTHLALVLGEVSGAEPVLVRLHSECTTGDVFGSWRCDCGAQLAASLERIAAAGSGVVVYLRQEGRGIGLVNKVRAYALQDLGHDTVEANLVLGFPPDARDHLVGAQILRRLGVRRVRLLTNNPAKVEAVQRGGIEVMERLPLVAGVRPENLPYLRAKQIRLGHLLDGVEELLGTNV; encoded by the coding sequence ATGAGCGAACCATGGATTTCCGTGGAGGAGGCCGCCCGACGGATCGGGCGGGGAGAGCTCGTGGTGGTGGTGGACGACGAGGACCGGGAGAACGAGGGAGATCTGGTGCTCGCCGCCTCCCACGCCACCCCCCAGGCCGTGAACTTCATGCTGCGGGAAGGCCGGGGATTGCTGTGTGCCCCCCTCACCCGGGAGCGGGCCCAGGCCCTTCACCTCCCGCCCATGACCGCGGAGAACACCAGCAAGTTCGGGACCGCCTTCACCGTCTCCGTGAGCGCCCGCCGGGGCGTCAGCACCGGGGTCTCCGCCTACGACCGCGCCACCACCCTGCGGGCCCTGGCGGATCCCGCCACCCGGCCGGAGGACCTGGACCGGCCCGGCCATGTCTTCCCCTTGGTGGCCCGAGAGGGCGGGGTCCTGGAGCGGCAGGGGCACACGGAGGCCGCGGTGGAACTGGTGCGGCTTGCGGGGCTGCCACCCGTGGCCGCCATCTGTGAGATCCTCGCCCCGGACGGCCGCATGGCCCGCCTGCCGGAGCTGGTGGATTTCTGCACGCGTCACGGACTGGGGGTTCTGCGGGTGGCGGACCTCGTGCGGTGGCGGCTGGAGCGGGAGTGCGTGGTGGAGCCCGTGGCGGAGACGCGGATTCCCGCCCACGGGGTGACCTGGAAGCTCGTGGCCTTCGCCCACCGGTACACGGATCAGACGCACCTGGCCTTGGTGCTGGGCGAGGTTTCCGGTGCCGAGCCCGTGCTGGTGCGGCTGCACTCGGAGTGCACCACGGGGGACGTGTTCGGGTCGTGGCGGTGCGACTGCGGGGCACAGCTCGCCGCGTCCCTCGAACGGATCGCGGCCGCAGGGAGTGGGGTGGTGGTGTACCTGCGGCAGGAGGGTCGGGGGATCGGGCTTGTGAACAAGGTGCGGGCGTACGCGCTGCAGGACCTGGGGCACGACACCGTGGAGGCCAACCTGGTTTTGGGCTTCCCGCCGGACGCCCGGGATCACTTGGTGGGGGCCCAGATCCTGCGACGGCTGGGGGTCCGGAGGGTGCGGCTGCTGACCAACAACCCCGCCAAGGTGGAGGCGGTACAGCGGGGCGGGATCGAGG